TTAGCCTCTTTCTCTGTTGGCTGATTTGATTTTTGATTTCTCAAGTAGTTCGTTCCTTTAGCAAAAGCAATTTTTCCTTTGTAGTTTTTGTAAACATCAAAACGCATCAGTTTTTTCTTAATTTTATCTCCTTCAGCACTTTTCAATGTACCTAAAAGCATATCTACTTTAGCTTGAGCTGTCTCTACATCCCAAGTATCAAAAGAAGCCTTGTCCTTAGCTCCAACTTCAACAACGGTACGTGTTGCATCTAATGGAATAGGGTCATCTGCGTTGTTTAAGCTTCGGTCTCCTTGAATTATGGCAACAACTCCAGGGTCTATCTCTATAAGTTCTACATAACTACTTGCGCTAGCAGACCTCCAGTGGAAAAACATTTTCACTCCATGTTTAGTGTAGTAGCTTTCCTTTAAAGTGAGCTTCATATCTGGCTCGCTTGTGCTGCTTTCAAAATAGTGCAACTTGTTCACTATTTTACCAGCTTCGTTTTTCACAAATCGTAATCCAGAACTAGAAGGGTCTTTTAAACCAAAATACTGGCCTGTCATTCCTAATTCATCAGTTTCCTCATTGAAACTTGAAAAGTTCTTACCCTTTCCTCCTTTTTTTCCTAGTTTTTTCCCCGAATTCTTGGCTTTTTTGCCCACATTTAGCGTTTTCTTCAGTTTTTTACCAAATTGTGCTTCGGCTTGATTACTTACTCCTACAATAAGGAATAAGCTTAAAATTGCTGTAAAAATTGTTTGTTTTTTCATGATTAATTTAATTATGGTTATTGATAGTTAAAAGTTTAGTTGTACTGTTTTCTTTTGTGTTGTGGTAGTTCCTTTAGCTCCAGATGCGCCTGTAGCACCAGAAGTTCCATTTACATTGTAGCGTTTTCCGCCGCTACCTCCTTTACCTCCATTGTTATTTACGGTTATGTTGAATTCGGTTACCGATGGATCTTTAATAATGGTAACATCACCTCCACGACCACCGGCACCTCCCTTGTCTCCATTTGGAAAGCTACCACTGGTTCCGTCACTACCCCACTGACCGTTTCCGCCATTTGCATTTATAATTAACTGTGTGCTAGGTGTGAGTTTATAATGAGCCACAACTTTACGCTCTGTCTCGTCGTAGATATATATTTTATTAAGTTTTATTCCCGACTTTTTGTGAGAAACGGTTTTTACTTTTACCGTTAGTGTGTGGCCGTTTCCGCCTGGTTGACTAGCCCCAAAAGTGGCTTTGTTTGTAGCTTGAGCTCTGTCTGCCCCATAAAACCCGTTTCTACTTACTTGTATTGAAACATCATTGGTTGTAGGTATTGCTTTTTTAGAACGCAAAGAGGGATGGTATACAGATTGTACTTGAAGTACTATTTCATCATTGGTAAGTTTAGTTGCATCTTCATCTACTTTTACACGCTCTATTGTACTACTACATCCTGTATGCGTTAGTTTAAAATCATCCCAAGGGAGCTTACCGCCAAGATTAGATGTTTTGAGCTGTGTGCCATCTTGAAGTGTGGCAACTATACCATAATCTATAGCTTCACTAAAATGTGCAACTTTTTTAGGTGTTGTAATAAGCTCTAGACGAATCTCCTTTACCTTTTTGTTCTCTAAAGAATTTGCTTTTCGATCTGCCTCTGCCTGAGCCGCTTTTGCCACTTTTACATTAGCTCTTGCATTAGTTTGATTTTTAAATGTTGCGGTGGCGTAGCTAGCAACACTTTCGTTAGTGGCCTCCCATTTATTAGAAAAACTACCGCCCGGCTTTACTAACACATATTTTGTAGTAGCCTCTTGTTTTCCGTTCCACTCGTAGTAGACTGCATAATCCTTAAGAAATGTTAGTCTGTATGTTTTAAAGGCAAAATACGCTGGATACCCCGGTACATCTGGCTTAAATTCTTCATCTAAAATACCGGATCGTTTAACAAGTACGCTACTCACTCCAGCTCCTTGATTGGTAATTGTAACGGGCCATGGTTTATTTACTTTCTGAAACTTCTTTTTATCAACTACCTTATAAACGGTATACTTTCCAGATTCAAAATTTTTGAGAATATCATTCTGACTTTCTTGTGCAAGCCCTGCTGTGTTGATGAGTAGCAGTAAGAAGGATAAAATTAATACTAGTTTTTTCATGTTTGCTCTGTGTTAATGGTCAATTAATTACAGTGCAAATATGTAGCGCTCACCGCCATATTTTTTCTCCTAACTGCTGAAACGCGTATTTGAATTGCTAAACACAATCCCCCTATTTATATAGCTTTTAAGCCATTATAAACAAAAAAACCGCCCAAAACGGGCGGTTTACTCAAAATAAAACTGGTTAGTTAGCTCCTTATAGATATTCTGAGAGTTTTATTGTTTTTCCACAATGGTCGCCCGAAATCTTGAAAATTACACTTCCCTTTTTTCCGCTTTTTGCCCATCGTACTTCCTTTCCTTTATTACAGGTAATACTTGTACTGCCTCCTTTATTTAAACTTACAAAGCCGCTTCCAGTATGGATACTAACTTTATCTCCCGTATCATTTATCAGTTTAAAACTGGCAAAAGGAGTTACAATTTCCGTCTTGTTAATTTCAGTGTTAGCAGTAGCAGTTTCAGAAACTTGTAGCGCTGCCACAAAGAAAAATGCAATTGCAATCGATAGTGCTTTCATGTGTGTTGGTTTTTATGTTCAGTATCAAAAATAAATTTAATTGATAGAAAGTTCACATTGTAACTTCTGAAACCTCATTCCTAACTTCTAAAAAGAAATTTATAGATTTTGTACTAAATGTAGAAACTCGTCTTTTTTCTCTTTTGAAATAGAAACTGTTTTGCCGTTATCCATAACAATATACCCTCCATCGCTTTTCACATATTGCTTAATGTAAGTGAGGTTTATGAGATGTGAACGATGAGGCCGATAGAACGTAGGGATGTTTTGAAGTAACTCAACAAAATGTTTTAGCGGTTTACTAATACACAAGCTTTCTTCTTTGGTCATTATGTTGGTGTACATGCCATCAGCCTCCAACATTAGAATATTGTTGAAGTCAATAAATTTAATTCCATCGTTTACTGGAAGTCCTATTTTATCGAAATTATTTTGCGATAAACTCTTCTTTAATTCTTCTAGTTTCTTGCTTATTCCATTTTTACCCATAAACTCAATAGCCTTGTTAACAGCTTGTCTTACTTGAGCGGGCCTAATAGGCTTTAAAAGATAATCTATGGCAGACAACTGAAAGGCCTGAATAGCATATTCGCTATAGGCTGTGGTAAAAATGATTTCAAAGTTGGCAACGTCTTTTTCTATAAAGTTTAATATTTCAAGACCCGAATGCTCGGGCATTTCAATATCAAGAAAAACAATATTTGGCGCCTCTTCTTTAATTATTTCTACGCCGCTTAAAAGGTCTCCAGCCTCAAAAATTGTAGTAATCTTAGGGCAGTTTTCTTCTACTAAAATACGCAGGAGGCTGCGTGCTTTAGGTTCATCGTCTATAATAATTGCTTTCATATACTATGCTGTTACGGTGGGTATTGTTAACAGGACCTTAGTGCCTTTGGCCGTTTCATCTTCATTAAACAAGTCTATAATTTCTACTCCAATCTTTCTATTCTTTCCATAGTTAAGTAGATCTAACCTACTTTCTGTTGCTTTAGTGGCGAACGATTGGTGTTGTTTTTGGCTAAGAGAATTGAGCACGGCAGATTTCTTTCTACCAACACCATTATCTTCAATGCTACATAGTATGGTGGCATTGTCTTTTTGTGTAAAAGTGATCCATAATTTCCTATTGTCTTTCTTATGCAACAACCCATGTTTTAGCGCATTTTCAATATAGGGCTGTATAAGCATGGTAGGAATACGGGTTATTTCTTTGTTGATTTCTTCGGAAACTTCTATGGTAAACATTAATGTTTCTTCAAAACGTAATTTTTCTAAATCAAGATACATCTGAAGGCTTTCAATTTCATCTTGAAGCGTAAGAGAACCCGCATCACTATGCCGAAGATATTTTCGCATTAAATCGGCAAACATTCCCAAATAATCCCCAGCTAAATCCTTTTTATTCAAAATAATGTACTCTTGAATAGAATTTAGAGCATTAAATATAAAATGCGGATTCATCTGGGCTTTAAGTGCCTTCAACTCACTGTCTCTATATTGTTTTTCTAATGCTAGTCTTTTTTGAGTTTCTTTTAGCTCTATAGTAACTAACTCTGCCTTTTTTGTAGCGCGAATCCTACCTAAGTATAACAGCAAACTTAGAAATACAAGGCCTGCAATTATAAGGGCCCCAATAAGTAAGTTTCTATTTCTCTTACTTTCTTCTGAAGCTAAAGCAGCTCTGGCTTCGGCCGCTTGCTTTTGGGCTGCTATTTTATCTGTGTCGTATTTAGTGCGCATTTCTGCAATACGCTTTCTGTCTTCCATAGAATCTATAGAGTCTCTCGTTTCATTATAGATTATATTGGCTGCTTCGGCCTTGTTTTGGTCACCCAAAATACTGTACGCAACAAATAATTTTTGGTTGATTTGTTTTCTATAGTACAGCGCGCCAATTTCTTCGTATAATTCTAGTGATTTCTCGTAAAGCGGTATCGATTTAGCGTGGTTGCCCTGCATAGACTCCATCATTGCTAACTGATAGTTAACAGACGCTATTGATCTTTTATCTCCAATTTCAGTATAATATGGTAGTGCAATATTGAATTTAGTTTTTGCAGCATCGTATTTCTTCTGTACTCGGTACATGGCAGCCAATGTACCTGTCATCAACATTTTGCCAGGAATAAAGTTAGTTTCTTCGCATATAGAAATGGCCTGGTTGTAATAGGCCTCAGCTTTGCTATAATCTTCTAAATGATTGTATGCATTTCCTACGTCAAAATAATACCGTCCCTTTGCTGGAGTAACAGGATCTTCTTTTACCTCTTCTAAGTTTCTCAACGTCATTTCTAAGGCACGGTCTAGATAGTTAGATGCTTGGTACGAAACAGCTAGTTCGCTATTAGAAAGCATTCGTTCTTGTTTACTAGCACCTATAGAATCTAACAACTCCACAGACCTAATTGCTTCCCGAAGGTTTTCTTCGAAATTACCCAACCGTTTGTAATGTTGCGACAAATATCGTCTTGCAACCCCTTCCAAAAAGGGATCTTTTAATTCTCTTGAAATTGAAATTGCCTCCTCCAGCAATGGACCCGATTCTTTCGTGTCTGAAGTTCGTTGAAAATACGCCACATCAAGTAACCTTCTTACTCTGAGGGAATCTTTTTTGGTTTCCTGTTGTAAAAGTAGCTGTAGGCTATCGGCTTTCTTATCTTGAGAAAAACCGAGGGTAGAAAACCCAAATACTAATACAAGTAAGATATATAGTTGCTTCATAAAGTTTAGCGCTCTTAATAAGACACACTCAATAGAGTTCAAATGTATGCTTTAGCGCGTTCAAAATATTGTTGTAATTTCTGAAATAGCGTTTTCAGCTTCTAAAATAGCAGTATTTTTATGCAAATTTTTAATAAACTATGGAATTTATAGAATTTTTAGGCGGTCCTGGCTTATTCTTGCTGCTTGCCGTCTTGGTAATTGTGGTTGTAATTATTAGTAAGATTAAAAATAAGCGTTAGTAAGACTTTGTTTTTCTTTCGTCTAATCAGAAAATCAGATTATGGACATTTTAGACTTTATAAATGGTAAAGGCGCCATGCTAATTTTGGCAGGAGTTATAGTGTTAGCGCTTGTATTTCAGCAATACAAAAAATGGAAATTCTTTAAAAGACCGAAAAATAAGAAATAGCAGTAGTCAGCATTCAAAACTGTATATTTGCCTAGCAAGTATCTGCAATAACTTATGAGTAACATTCGCATCACCAAACAATTCTCTTTTGAAACCGGCCACGCTCTTTATGGGTACGATGGCAAGTGCCGTAATGTTCATGGACATAGTTACAAGCTTTCTGTAACGGTAATTGGAACGCCTATTGCCGATGTTAACCATGTAAAATTTGGTATGGTTATAGACTTTGGCGACTTAAAAAAAATTGTAAAAGAAGAGATTGTAGATGTGTTTGATCATGCTACTGTTTTTAACAAAAATACGCCCCATGTAGAGTTGGCAGAAGAGCTAAGTAGTCGTGGACATAATGTGCTACTTGTAGATTATCAGCCAACAAGTGAAATGATGGTCGTTGATTTTGCTGAAAAAATTAAACTGCGACTACCTCAAAATATCATGTTGCATTCGTTACGTCTTCAAGAAACAGCTACCAGTTATGCAGAATGGTATGCTTCAGATAATTCATAGTATCTTTAACTCATGCAAATTCCACCCGGAAAAAAAATATACTTCTCTAGCGATAATCATCTTGGAGCGCCCACACCAGCCGAGAGTTTACCGCGCGAAAAGAAATTTGTTCGTTGGTTAGAAGAAATAAAACACGATGCCGCAGCAATCTTTTTGTTAGGTGATTTATTCGATTTTTGGTTTGAGTATAAAACAGTAGTTCCAAAAGGGTTTGTACGTGTTTTAGGGAAATTAGCAGAATTAAGAGACAGCGGTATCCCTATTTATTTTTTTGTGGGAAATCATGATTTGTGGATGGGCGATTATTTCGAAAAAGAACTAAACATCCCAACCTACCGCCAACCCAAAGAATTTACGTTTAATGACAAACTATTTTTTGTGGGGCACGGAGACGGTAAAGGTCCTGGAGATATGGGCTACAAACGAATGAAAAAGGTGTTTGAAAACCGAGTCTTTAATTGGTTGTTTCACTGGTTTCATCCTGCATTAGGGATGAAAATTGCACAATATCTTTCAGTAAAAAACAAACTGATCTCTGGAGAAGAAGACAAAAAATTTCTAGGTGAAGAAAACGAATGG
This Rasiella rasia DNA region includes the following protein-coding sequences:
- a CDS encoding UDP-2,3-diacylglucosamine diphosphatase, whose translation is MQIPPGKKIYFSSDNHLGAPTPAESLPREKKFVRWLEEIKHDAAAIFLLGDLFDFWFEYKTVVPKGFVRVLGKLAELRDSGIPIYFFVGNHDLWMGDYFEKELNIPTYRQPKEFTFNDKLFFVGHGDGKGPGDMGYKRMKKVFENRVFNWLFHWFHPALGMKIAQYLSVKNKLISGEEDKKFLGEENEWLALYAKRKLETKHYDYFVFGHRHLSMQIEVGENSTYFNLGDWITQYTYGVFDGEHFELKEFKG
- a CDS encoding 6-pyruvoyl trahydropterin synthase family protein translates to MSNIRITKQFSFETGHALYGYDGKCRNVHGHSYKLSVTVIGTPIADVNHVKFGMVIDFGDLKKIVKEEIVDVFDHATVFNKNTPHVELAEELSSRGHNVLLVDYQPTSEMMVVDFAEKIKLRLPQNIMLHSLRLQETATSYAEWYASDNS
- a CDS encoding histidine kinase produces the protein MKQLYILLVLVFGFSTLGFSQDKKADSLQLLLQQETKKDSLRVRRLLDVAYFQRTSDTKESGPLLEEAISISRELKDPFLEGVARRYLSQHYKRLGNFEENLREAIRSVELLDSIGASKQERMLSNSELAVSYQASNYLDRALEMTLRNLEEVKEDPVTPAKGRYYFDVGNAYNHLEDYSKAEAYYNQAISICEETNFIPGKMLMTGTLAAMYRVQKKYDAAKTKFNIALPYYTEIGDKRSIASVNYQLAMMESMQGNHAKSIPLYEKSLELYEEIGALYYRKQINQKLFVAYSILGDQNKAEAANIIYNETRDSIDSMEDRKRIAEMRTKYDTDKIAAQKQAAEARAALASEESKRNRNLLIGALIIAGLVFLSLLLYLGRIRATKKAELVTIELKETQKRLALEKQYRDSELKALKAQMNPHFIFNALNSIQEYIILNKKDLAGDYLGMFADLMRKYLRHSDAGSLTLQDEIESLQMYLDLEKLRFEETLMFTIEVSEEINKEITRIPTMLIQPYIENALKHGLLHKKDNRKLWITFTQKDNATILCSIEDNGVGRKKSAVLNSLSQKQHQSFATKATESRLDLLNYGKNRKIGVEIIDLFNEDETAKGTKVLLTIPTVTA
- a CDS encoding LytR/AlgR family response regulator transcription factor; translated protein: MKAIIIDDEPKARSLLRILVEENCPKITTIFEAGDLLSGVEIIKEEAPNIVFLDIEMPEHSGLEILNFIEKDVANFEIIFTTAYSEYAIQAFQLSAIDYLLKPIRPAQVRQAVNKAIEFMGKNGISKKLEELKKSLSQNNFDKIGLPVNDGIKFIDFNNILMLEADGMYTNIMTKEESLCISKPLKHFVELLQNIPTFYRPHRSHLINLTYIKQYVKSDGGYIVMDNGKTVSISKEKKDEFLHLVQNL